From Sporosarcina sp. Marseille-Q4943, the proteins below share one genomic window:
- a CDS encoding YpoC family protein has protein sequence MHNSVEKETLYSFWNNWLTMKEKIEEAYEQKDSRAINMMEKAIDNYSAMLGAFLPDDSSVHGEITSSIEPLNGKERLQFIRSKITGHFAYVQLDALYTEAMKKAVSRLAMKK, from the coding sequence TTGCATAATTCAGTTGAGAAGGAAACGCTTTATTCTTTCTGGAACAATTGGTTGACCATGAAAGAAAAGATTGAGGAAGCCTATGAGCAAAAGGATTCCCGAGCAATTAATATGATGGAAAAGGCAATTGATAATTATTCTGCAATGCTCGGTGCGTTTTTGCCTGATGATTCTTCTGTACATGGAGAAATAACATCATCAATTGAACCGTTGAACGGGAAAGAGCGGCTACAATTCATCAGAAGTAAGATAACTGGGCATTTTGCATACGTTCAGTTGGATGCATTGTATACAGAAGCGATGAAAAAAGCGGTAAGCCGATTGGCAATGAAAAAATAA
- the nth gene encoding endonuclease III has product MLTKKQWEYCLEQFGEMFPDAHCELVHENAFELLVATLLSAQCTDVLVNRVTADLFQKYKKPEDYLAVDIEELQDDIRSIGLYRNKAKNIQALCALLLEKFDGEVPADRDLLTTFPGVGRKTANVVVSNAFGIPAMAVDTHVERVAKRLGMNRWKDSPLVVEEKIMRWTPREKWTDTHHQIIFFGRYHCKAQNPACGECPLLPLCREGKKRMKGIA; this is encoded by the coding sequence ATGTTGACGAAGAAACAATGGGAATATTGTCTCGAACAATTCGGGGAGATGTTTCCTGATGCTCATTGTGAGCTGGTGCACGAAAATGCTTTTGAGCTGCTCGTCGCCACATTGCTCTCCGCTCAATGTACGGATGTACTCGTGAACCGTGTAACCGCGGATTTGTTCCAAAAATATAAAAAACCCGAAGATTATTTGGCAGTCGATATTGAAGAACTGCAAGACGATATTCGTTCAATCGGTTTGTATCGGAATAAGGCGAAGAACATTCAAGCATTGTGTGCCCTCCTCCTGGAAAAGTTTGATGGAGAAGTGCCGGCTGATCGAGATTTGCTCACGACATTTCCCGGAGTTGGAAGAAAAACGGCAAATGTCGTCGTTTCCAATGCGTTCGGCATCCCGGCAATGGCTGTCGATACACACGTCGAGCGGGTCGCCAAACGACTAGGTATGAATCGATGGAAAGACTCTCCTCTCGTGGTGGAAGAGAAAATCATGCGCTGGACGCCTAGGGAAAAATGGACGGATACGCACCATCAAATCATTTTCTTTGGAAGGTATCATTGCAAAGCCCAAAATCCAGCATGCGGTGAATGTCCGCTCCTCCCGTTGTGCAGGGAAGGGAAGAAACGGATGAAAGGCATTGCATAA
- a CDS encoding DnaD domain-containing protein, whose protein sequence is MNSEVFGMQDEERLRIWIEQGNVTIPQLFFQHYKALDIKDVDAILLLHMCAFQAGGSQFPTPYDLAARMHLTENEVSEILQRFMQRGLLEIQQGQDENGVLYEQFSMQPLWNRLVNIVLAEKNVEEDRKDKDEEGEIFTLFEQEFGRLLSPMECETITMWLDEDGHAVQIIKAALKEAVLAQKLSLRYIDRILFEWKKKRVRTLNDVEKQSRSFRTSMMRPVQNQETVVKKVPFYNWLEERE, encoded by the coding sequence ATGAATAGTGAGGTGTTCGGCATGCAAGATGAAGAACGGCTCCGTATTTGGATTGAGCAGGGGAATGTCACTATTCCCCAGCTCTTTTTTCAGCACTATAAAGCGTTGGATATAAAAGATGTAGATGCAATACTTCTGCTTCATATGTGTGCATTTCAGGCGGGTGGTTCGCAATTCCCTACACCATACGATCTAGCTGCACGCATGCATTTAACCGAGAATGAAGTGTCCGAAATCTTACAACGTTTCATGCAACGTGGATTATTGGAGATCCAACAGGGCCAGGATGAAAATGGAGTACTATACGAACAATTTTCGATGCAGCCGTTATGGAACAGGCTTGTGAATATTGTGCTAGCTGAAAAGAATGTAGAGGAAGATAGGAAGGACAAGGATGAAGAAGGTGAAATCTTCACGTTGTTCGAGCAGGAATTCGGCCGTCTCTTATCTCCAATGGAATGCGAAACGATTACAATGTGGCTGGATGAGGATGGACATGCTGTCCAGATTATCAAGGCGGCATTGAAAGAGGCCGTACTTGCCCAAAAACTTAGCTTGCGTTATATTGATCGGATTCTGTTTGAATGGAAGAAGAAAAGAGTGAGAACGTTGAATGACGTGGAAAAGCAATCCAGGTCGTTCAGGACATCAATGATGCGTCCAGTTCAAAATCAGGAGACTGTCGTAAAGAAGGTTCCTTTTTATAATTGGCTGGAAGAACGGGAATAG